The following nucleotide sequence is from Mytilus trossulus isolate FHL-02 chromosome 9, PNRI_Mtr1.1.1.hap1, whole genome shotgun sequence.
AAACTGGTAAAggtgattttgagaaaaattatcatgcacacctgtttttatttacaagtctATCTGTCCATGCTTAAATAACTGACTGGTATGCTGTAGATTAGTTTTGCTTTTACTCTCTTAAGTCTGCAGAGCTGCAGTGGACTATCTCTGAAACTGTATCTTTTGAACAAGAAAAATactgtataaaaagattttctttaaactaattgtttttatattgcaattgCACATTGTTAACTCCTGCTTATGTATGCAGTGTGATATGTTcttgtattttaagtaaaaggaaataaatctctTTCACATTGGAAAATATAAGAAGTATTAATTGATGATGGAGATCATTAGTTATTTGGTCCATCTCTTAtaatctttgtatttttatttgtatacagtttgaaatattttattttcacatattttcagAGAAGTGGATTGAAAGTGTACAGAATTCctacagagttacctccccgATTTAGACGAAAACAACCAATCAGGTCCAACctatcaaaaattcagtggTATTTCTTTTAGGGCCGCGTTCATCAGATATATAGCATAATTTGGATATAGTTGTCATTCGTTTTATCGAACTTCAAAAAGCAAACAACATGTCAGGAAGAGGTAAAGGAGGAAAAGGTCTAGGTAAAGGAGGCGCCAAACGTCACAGGAAGGTGTTGCGTGATAATATCCAAGGTATCACCAAACCAGCAATCCGTCGTTTAGCAAGACGAGGTGGTGTCAAACGTATCTCTGGTCTTATCTACGAAGAAACACGTGGTGTCTTGAAAgtctttttggaaaatgtcaTCCGTGATGCTGTCACATACACTGAGCATGCAAAGAGGAAAACTGTCACCGCCATGGATGTTGTCTACGCCCTGAAACGTCAAGGCCGTACCCTTTACGGGATTCGGAGGTAAACAGCcagctgaaaaatacaaatacaacggcccttttcagggccaccaacatttttcaaaaagaatctgcaTTTGTTGTACTTAAAAAGAAAACCATAGCTTTCTCCTGTCCAACTTTCTttactttcctttttctttattcgtttatttttttaatttcttttcactatttttatttaagcCTATTAAAAAAAGACCAGCAAGGCTTTGGATACAATATGATTCCTGATTTTTGaatgtaaataacatttttattctttatttcatatgtattcttttatgtaaaagatatattgcTGATTTTTCCTCCATTGTCAAACTctagttatattgtttttatatcctAAAACaatccccctcccccttttttct
It contains:
- the LOC134684439 gene encoding histone H4-like, which translates into the protein MSGRGKGGKGLGKGGAKRHRKVLRDNIQGITKPAIRRLARRGGVKRISGLIYEETRGVLKVFLENVIRDAVTYTEHAKRKTVTAMDVVYALKRQGRTLYGIRR